A stretch of the Panicum virgatum strain AP13 chromosome 9N, P.virgatum_v5, whole genome shotgun sequence genome encodes the following:
- the LOC120688902 gene encoding receptor protein kinase TMK1-like → MPSPTASPARRRRRAAAAGLWCAPALLALMALAVSAAAEAAASEVAAMRAVAKAMGADKTLGWDIAGDPCSPKPWDRVACDSGHVTAIQVGGRGLKGTLAPEVRNLTALTRLEVYGNFLDGPLPSLAGLSSLEVLLARDCNFTAIPADFFKGLTALTAVDIDNNPFAPWTLPDDLAACTNLRNFSANRANISGTLPDFFGSIASLQRLSLSYNKLSGPVPASLAGVELLQLWLNNQNGSSFNGSISFVSNITSLEQLWLQSNSFTGPLPDFTGFDSLWDLQLRDNKLTGPVPDSLVKLKSLKKLTLTNNLLQGPMPEFSGDLKPDLVATSERFCLQEPGKPCDPSVSLLLEVAAGFMYPSSLAENWIGNDPCTTFVGVGCNPKGNITRLSFANMGLSGSIPPAIGKIGSLQVLILANNNITGTVPEEVASLPSLREVDLTNNNLYGKLPTFASKNVTLKTAGNPNIGKDAPAPTAGSGGTGNGSPSGQGSNGSSGHNGGSSSSSVGVIAGSVIGAVAGLGLVAALGFYCYKRKQKPFGRVQSPHAMVIHPRHSGSDDMVKITVAGGNANGGARASETYSQASSGPRDIHVVESGNMVISIQVLRNVTNNFSEHNILGRGGFGTVYKGELHDGTKIAVKRMEAGVMGNKGLNEFKSEIAVLTKVRHRNLVSLLGYCLDGNERILVYEYMPQGTLSQHLFEWSENNLRPLEWKKRLSIALDVARGVEYLHSLAQQTFIHRDLKPSNILLGDDMKAKVADFGLVRLAPADGKCVSVETRLAGTFGYLAPEYAVTGRVTTKADVFSFGVILMELITGRKALDETQPEDSMHLVTWFRRMQLNKDTFRKAIDPVIDLDEETFASVCTVSELAGHCCAREPHQRPDMGHAVNVLSTLSDVWKPTDPDSDDSYGIDLDMTLPQALKKWQAFEDSSHFDGATSSFVASLDNTQTSIPTRPPGFAESFTSADGR, encoded by the exons ATGCCGTCTCCCACCGCCtcccccgcgcggcggcggcggcgggcggccgccgccggcctgtgGTGCGCGCCCGCGCTGCTGGCCCTGATGGCGCTCGCGgtcagcgcggcggcggaggccgcggcgtcGGAAGTGGCGGCGATGCGGGCTGTGGCGAAGGCGATGGGCGCGGACAAGACGCTGGGATGGGACATCGCCGGCGACCCCTGCTCCCCTAAGCCGTGGGATCGGGTGGCCTGCGACTCGGGCCATGTCACCGCGATCCAGGTCGGGGGGCGCGGCCTGAAGGGGACCCTGGCCCCGGAGGTGCGCAACCTCACCGCGCTCACCCGCCTCGAGGTCTACGGGAACTTCCTCGACGGCCCGCTGCCCTCGCTCGCGGGGCTCTCCTCGCTTGAGGTACTTCTGGCCCGTGACTGCAACTTCACCGCCATCCCCGCCGACTTCTTCAAGGGCCTCACCGCGCTCACGGCCGTCGACATCGACAACAACCCGTTCGCGCCGTGGACTCTCCCCGACGACCTTGCCGCCTGCACCAACCTCAGAAACTTCTCCGCCAACCGCGCCAACATCTCCGGCACGCTCCCAGACTTCTTCGGCTCGATAGCGAGCCTACAGCGGCTGTCGCTGTCCTACAACAAGCTCTCAGGGCCCGTTCCGGCGTCGCTGGCCGGCGTGGAGTTGCTGCAGCTCTGGCTCAATAACCAGAACGGGAGCAGTTTCAATGGGTCGATTAGCTTTGTCAGTAACATCACGTCTCTGGAGCAGCTGTGGCTGCAATCTAACTCCTTCACTGGGCCCTTGCCGGACTTCACAGGGTTTGATAGTCTATGGGATTTGCAACTTCGCGACAACAAGCTCACAGGGCCAGTACCAGACAGTCTTGTCAAGTTGAAATCTCTGAAGAAGTTGACCCTGACGAATAATTTGCTGCAAGGGCCGATGCCTGAGTTTTCTGGTGATCTGAAACCTGACTTGGTCGCAACATCAGAGCGGTTCTGCTTGCAGGAACCTGGAAAGCCGTGCGATCCCAGTGTGAGCCTGCTGCTTGAGGTGGCTGCTGGTTTCATGTACCCAAGCTCGCTTGCAGAAAATTGGATAGGGAATGATCCATGTACTACTTTTGTTGGTGTTGGATGCAATCCAAAAGGGAACATTACTAGGTTGTCTTTTGCCAACATGGGTCTCAGCGGGAGTATCCCTCCAGCCATTGGGAAGATTGGCTCACTTCAGGTGCTGATTCTTGCTAATAATAACATCACTGGTACTGTACCAGAGGAAGTTGCCTCGTTGCCTTCACTGAGAGAAGTTGATTTGACAAACAACAATCTTTATGGGAAGCTCCCTACCTTTGCTTCCAAGAATGTAACGTTGAAAACTGCTGGCAACCCAAACATAGGCAAGGATGCTCCTGCACCAACAGCTGGATCAGGCGGTACTGGCAATGGCAGTCCATCGGGGCAAGGCAGTAACGGAAGCAGTGGACACAATGGGGGATCCTCTTCATCTTCTGTTGGAGTCATTGCAGGCTCAGTGATTGGCGCAGTTGCTGGACTGGGCCTTGTTGCTGCACTAGGATTCTATTGCTACAAGAGAAAGCAGAAGCCTTTCGGAAGGGTGCAGAGTCCACATGCCATGGTCATCCATCCCCGCCACTCTGGTTCAGATGACATGGTTAAAATCACAGTTGCAGGGGGAAATGCCAATGGCGGTGCTCGAGCAAGTGAGACATATAGCCAAGCAAGCAGTGGTCCACGGgacatccatgttgttgaaagTGGAAATATGGTCATTTCAATCCAAGTTCTCCGCAATGTGACCAACAACTTCAGTGAGCATAACATCTTAGGCCGAGGTGGGTTTGGCACTGTTTACAAGGGTGAGCTTCACGATGGCACAAAGATTGCTGTGAAGCGGATGGAGGCTGGTGTGATGGGTAACAAGGGGCTAAATGAGTTCAAATCAGAGATTGCTGTGCTGACCAAGGTCCGTCACCGGAACCTTGTGTCACTGCTTGGCTATTGCCTTGATGGCAATGAGAGGATTCTTGTGTACGAGTACATGCCACAGGGGACACTGAGCCAACACCTGTTTGAGTGGTCTGAGAACAATCTGCGGCCATTGGAATGGAAAAAGCGACTGAGCATTGCACTTGATGTTGCAAGGGGTGTTGAGTACCTGCACAGCCTTGCTCAGCAGACTTTCATCCACAGAGACTTGAAACCATCAAACATACTTCTTGGTGATGATATGAAGGCGAAGGTGGCGGACTTTGGATTGGTCAGGCTTGCACCAGCTGATGGGAAGTGTGTCTCAGTGGAAACAAGACTTGCTGGCACGTTTGGGTACCTCGCCCCAGAGTATGCAG TTACTGGACGAGTAACGACAAAAGCTGATGTCTTCAGCTTTGGCGTCATCTTGATGGAACTGATTACTGGACGCAAGGCACTTGATGAAACTCAGCCTGAGGATAGCATGCACTTAGTTACATGGTTCAGGAGAATGCAGCTCAACAAAGACACGTTCCGTAAAGCAATCGACCCTGTTATTGATCTTGACGAGGAGACATTTGCTAGTGTTTGCACTGTTTCAGAGCTTGCTGGTCACTGCTGTGCTAGGGAACCACACCAGAGACCGGACATGGGCCATGCTGTCAATGTGCTCTCTACCCTTTCAGATGTGTGGAAACCAACCGATCCAGACTCAGACGACAGCTATGGTATCGACCTTGACATGACGCTGCCTCAGGCGCTGAAGAAATGGCAAGCCTTCGAGGATAGCAGCCATTTTGATGGCGCGACTTCTTCGTTTGTTGCAAGCTTGGACAACACTCAGACAAGCATCCCTACAAGGCCTCCAGGATTTGCTGAGTCGTTCACCTCTGCTGATGGAAGATAG